CGGAACCTACAACGACGACATCATCACGCGCAATGCGCCGAACGTGCCGCGCTACCTCGATGAACAGAAGTACAATAAGATTATCAACAACAACCTGTTCAGCAGCAGTTACCTGGACATTTCGCTGGCCAAAGGACTGTCGTTCCGCTCCACGTTTGGCGTCAACTACTTCAACAACCACCCCAAAGTTTTCCTGCCGCAGTACTACATCGGTCCCACGGACCAGCGGGCCCAGAGCGCGCTCATCGAGACGCGCACCGAGAACGTCTCGTGGGTGTGGTCGAACTACGCCAACTACACCAAGACCTTCGACAACAACACTTCCTTCTCGGCTACGCTGGGCCAGGAGGCGCAGCGCGGCTACGGCAACGGGATTTCCAGCACGGCCTTCGACGTGCCAGCCGATGCCTCATTACAGTACTTATCGGCTTCGCGCAGCACCAACAACGTGGTGCGGAGCACCCAGTACGACGGCAGCTTATCTTCTTACTTTGGGCGGGCCAATTTCAATTTCCGCGACCGCTACCTCGTGACGGGTACGTTGCGATTGGACCAAACCTCGAAGTTTTTGGGGCCCGTGCGCAAAGGGTACTTCCCATCGGTGGGCGCGGCCTGGAACATTTCCAACGAGAACTTTCTCAAGGGCGTTAGCTACCTCTCGGTGCTGAAACTGCGGGCCAGCTACGGCCAGGTGGGCAACCAGAATGCCGCGCCTAACTACGGCTATGCCTCCGTGGCCAATGGCAATCAGACCTACGTGTTCAACAACACGCCCGCTCCTGGCCTGGCCATCACCCAGATTAACAACCCGGGCCTGAAGTGGGAAACGGCCATCACCACGGACGTGGGCCTCGATGCCGAATTCTTTAACAGCCAACTGACGTTTACGGCCGATTATTTCGAGCGGCGCACCCAGGACATGATTGCCTTGCTGCCGGTGCCCGACTACGTGGGTCAAGCGCCTGCCAGCGCCAACGTTGGCTCCCTGCGCAACCGCGGCCTGGAGCTGGCGCTGAACTACCGCAACGCGGTGGGCAAGTTGCAGTACAACGTGGGCGTCAACTTCACGAAAATCAACAACGAGGTAACTAGCCTGGGCGGCGGCAACGCCATTGCCGCCGGCAACGTGCTCACGCAAATCAACAACACCACCCTCACCGACGTGGGCCGCGAGGTCGCTTACTTCAACGGCTTGCAGGCCCAGGGCGTGTTCCACAATCAAGCCGAAATTGACGCTTATAAAAGCGCTTCCGGGGCGCTGATACAGCCCAATGCCCGCCCTGGCGACGTGAAGTACGCGGACACCAACGGCGACGGTGTAATCACGACCGCTGACTACACGTACCTGGGCAGTGCCACGCCCAGCTTTAGTTACGGCGCCTCGCTGAACCTGAGCTATGTAGGCTTCGATTTCAAGGTGTTGCTCTACGGGGTGCAGGGTGCTGAGGCCGTGAACGGCGCGGGCTTTAACCTGAACAAGTCCTCCAACTTAGTGGGCGTGTGGAGCAACTTCTACGCGAGCCGCCTGGACCGCTGGACGCCCAGCAACCCCAACAGTGACCAGCCCCGCGTGACGGCCACTGACAACAACGGCAACGACCGTTTCAGCAGCCGCTACGTGGAGGATGCCAGCTACCTGCGCGCTCGCAACATGGAGCTGGGCTACTCGCTGCCCAAGGACTTCCTAGGCCGTTATCAGGTGGGTGGCGCACGGGTGTTCGTGTCAGTTGATAACGTGTTCACCATCACCAAGTACACGGGCTACGACCCGGAAATTTCGACGGTTGCTTCCTACAACAACCCCCTGGCCTACGGCGTGGACTACGGCAACTATCCGCAGGCGCGCACCTATCGCGTGGGCTTCAACGTGCAGTTTTAATCCACCATGTCCTACCTCGCCTATATGAAACCCACCCGCGTCACCGTATTGCTCGGCCTGCTGCTAACGACCGCCCTGGCTCCGGGCTGCAAAGATTTCCTGGAAAAAGAGCCCTTAGGCACCACTACCCAGGATAACCTTTTCCGAGACCCTATCAACTCCATTCAGGCCATCAACGCCGTGTATGACGTGGCCGCTTGGGACCAAGGCCCCAAGTGGGGCGACCCCAATGGCCAGTACGTAGCCCAGACCTACGAATGGATGTTCGGGGATTTGATGACCGATGATGCTGAAAAAGGCGGCGGCGGGCCCAGCGACTTTCAGTCCCTGATTGAGCTCAAAAACTGGACCATCCCACCCTCCAGCCCGCCCGTTACCACGCTGTGGGTTCACAGCTTCACGGGCATTGCCCGGGCCAATACGGTCATTAACAACATCGACGCCGGCACCATCGATGCGGGCCTGAAAACGCGCCTCAAGGGCGAGGCGCTGTTCTTGCGGGCTTATTTCTACTTCAACCTGGTGAAGAGTTTCGGCGGGGTGCCCTTGTTTGAAAAGAGCGTAACCCCCACCGAGGCGCCCAACGTGTCCCGCGCCACCATTGCCCAGACCTATGCCTTCATCGAAAAAGACCTGAGGGCCGCGGCCACCATGCTGCCCGAAAAGAGTGCTTACTCCGCCGCTGACGCGGGCCGCGCCACCAAGGGAGCTGCCAACGGCTACCTGGCCCGCGCCATCATGTACCAGCTGGGCACCGTGAACGGCAACAACCACAGCTGGCAGGAGGTCTACGACCTCACGAGCACCATCATCACCTCCAACCAGTACAGCCTGCTGGCCAACTATGCCGCTATCCATCAGGACATCGGCGAAAACAGCAGCGAGTCGTTGTTTGAAATTCAGTTCGGCACGGACAACAACACCTACGGCCCCATCTCGATAGGCACAACCAACAATATTTTCCAGAACAACCGCGGGACGTTCGGCTACGGGTTCAATAACCCCACCCAGAACTTAGTGGATGAGTTTGAGGCCAACGACCCCCGCCGCGAAGTCACGATTATCCGCAACAACGACATCGTGCTGGGCATCCTCAACCCCGTTAACCTCTCGGAGAATGCCACGGGTTACTTCAGCCGCAAGGTCGCCATCATCCGTCCGCCCGCCCCGGAGGCTGGCCCCCAGAACATCCGCAAGCTGCGCTACGCCGACATCTTGCTGATGAAAGCCGAAGCCGCTGCCCAAACCAGCAAGCCGGCCGAAGCCATAGCGTTAGTCAACCAAGTGCGCGCCCGCGCTCGCGTGTCGACCCGCCCGCCGGGCACTACGCTGGGCACGCTGACATACGCACCGGCCAACACGCCTGCCGGCACCTTGCCGGACCTGGCGGCCGGGCTGTCGGGCACGGCCTTGTTGAACGCCATCTGGCACGAGCGCCGGGTAGAATTTGCCGAGGAGTCGCTTCGGCTGTGGGACCTCATCCGCACGGGCCGTTACCTGGCCACCCTGCCCGCTGACGTGCGAGCCCGGGCCGCGTCGCACGTGGCCACCGAGTCGTCGGTCAATCCGTTCCCACTGCTCCCCATTTCCCTAAACGACGCGCAAACCTGGAAGCTGCCGCAAAACCCCGGCTATTAATTCGCAGCAGCTTCGCAAAAGCCGGCTCACTACCTTAAGCAGTAGTGAGCCGGCTTTTTTGTATGCCATTCGGAATGAACTGCGCATACGTTGGGTGCCAGTGTACACGCCCAGTGACCTATGTAACCGTCGACTAATACATTCCTTAAAGTCCAAATTAATAAGCATATATGCCATCATTTTGCCGTTGTCTGACAAGCGACAAATTGGGGCGCCTGAGAATATCACTGACTATACAGGCCGCACTTTTATTATCCGTTCTACAGATTTGACCGTTTGGGTGAACCGCTTCTTATAGGTTTTGATGTTCAGCTCCGTTTCGTTAGGAATGCGAGGGCGGCTGAAAGGGCGCGGCGAGGGCGGCCACGCCAATCGACAGGAACAGCCACGCGCCCAACCAAGGCGTGGCGCGCCATTTCCCCAGGCAGAGCATCAGCACGGCACCCAGGGGGTTGAACGCCCAGCTCACCATCAAATACAACCCCACGGGTTGGTACTCCTGGAGCACCAAGTTCGCCACCAAGAGAGACACCAACACCAGATTGAGGTACAAGGCCGGCAGATAGGCTTTGGCAGAGAGCATACGGGGCAGACGACGGGATAAACGAAGCGAAAAATAACGCATCTTTCCGCAAACGCCTACTTACTCCCGGCACCAAGCGCCAGTGCAGAGGTGGCCGAGTTTAAGAAACTCGTCTACGAATCAACGTTTACGAAACGCGAAGTGGCGATGAGTTTCGTGAACTCCTTCCGACTGCACCCCTCCGGCCTTTTTGTTGCTTGCATGGCGCGTAGAGATACTGGCAGCGAAACTACTGCTGCATACAAACGGGCAGTATCTTCGCCGCATGCCCTCCCCTACTACCGAAGCTTCGCCCCTGGCCCTGCTGCGCGAGCACTGGGGGCACACAGCTTTCCGGCCGGGGCAGGAAGACATCATCAACTCGGTGCTGGCGGGGCAGGACACGCTGGCGCTGCTGCCCACCGGCGGCGGCAAGAGCATCTGCTTTCAGGTGCCGGCGCTGGCGCGGCCGGGCATCTGCCTCGTGGTGTCGCCGCTCATTGCCCTGATGAAGGACCAGGTGGACAACCTGCGCAAGCGCGGGCTGAAGGCCGAGGCCATTTACGCCGGCATGAGCCACCAGGAAATCGACCACGCGCTGGACAACTGCGTGTACGGCCGCAACGTGAAGTTTCTGTATGTAAGTCCCGAGCGGCTGCTCACGGAGCTGTTTCAGGTGCGGGTGGCGAAGATGAACGTGGGCCTGCTGGCCGTGGACGAGGCGCACTGCCTCTCTCAGTGGGGCTACGATTTCCGGCCGCCCTACCTGCGCATTGCCGAGCTGCGCGAGAAGCTGCCGCAGGGCGTGCCGGTCATCGCGCTCACGGCCACGGCCACGGCCCAGGTGCAGGCCGACATCGTGGAGAAGCTGAAGTTTCGGGAGGGTTCGCGGGTGTTTCGGCAGAGCTTTGCCCGGCCCAAGCTGTCGTATTCGGTGCTGCCCACCGAGGACAAGCTGCGCCGGCTGCTGGAAGTGGTGCGCGGCGTGGGGCCCGGCAAAACCGGCATCGTGTACGCCCGCACGCGGCGGCAGACGGAGGACACGGCGGCCTTCTTGCAGCAGCACCGGTTTCCGGCGGCGGCCTACCACGCGGGCCTGCCGGCCGAGAAGCGCACCCAAGTGCAGCAGGACTGGATAGCCGACAAAATCCGCCTCATTGTGGCCACCAACGCTTTTGGCATGGGCATCGACAAGCCCGACGTGCGCCTGGTGGCCCACCTCGACGCGCCCGACACGCTGGAAGCCTACTATCAGGAAGCCGGCCGCGCCGGGCGCGACAACCTGTTTGCCTTCGCCGTGCTGCTGGCCGGGCCCAACGACGCCGACGAGCTGCGCCGCCGCACCAACCAGTCCTTCCCGCCCCTCGACACGGTGAAGCGCGTGTACCAGGCGCTGGCCAACTACTCGCGCACGGCAGTGGGCGGCGGCGAGCTGGCGGCGTTCGAGTTTGACATGCAGCAGTTTGCCGAAACCTACCGCATCAAGGCCGTGGACGCGCACAACTCGCTGAAGATTTTGCAGCGCGAAGGCTTCGTGCAGCTCAACGAGGCCGTGAACCAGCCCGCGCGGGTGCACCTCATCCTTAGCCACCAGGATTTGTACGCCTTCCAGGTGGCCAACGCCCAGCACGACCAGCTGATAAAAGCCCTGCTGCGCCTGCACGGCGGCGAGCTGTTTTCCGACTTCCAGACCATCTCGGAGAATGCGCTGGCCACCCACCTGCGCCGCAGCGTGGTGGAAGTGCGCCAGCAGCTGCGCTACCTGCACACGGCGGGCATCCTGCACTACCAGCCGCGGCAGGAGTCGCCGCAGGCCCTGTTCACCACGCCGCGCTTCGACGCCGCCAAGCTGCCCCTCGACCAGGTGAAGATGACGGCCGCCCGCGACCTGGCCCGCCACAAAACCAACGCCGTGGCTCAGTACCTGAGCGGCACGCGCTGCCGCCAGATTCTGCTGCTCACCTATTTCGACGAAACCGACCCGGCCCGCTGTGGCGTGTGCGACATCTGCCTGGCCGAGAAAAAAGCCGCTCAGACGGCCGAACAGGCGCCTTCGCTGCGGGAGCCGATTTTGGCGCAGGTGCGGCAGGCGGCCCGGTCGCCGCGCGAGCTGCTGGCGCTGTTTCCGCCGAAGGAGGCCGCGGCCGTGACGGCCGCCGTGCGCGAAATGGTGGACCGCGGCGAGCTGGCGTATGCGCCCGATGGCCGGCTGGTGCTGCCGGCTAGCCAGTAGTAATACAAAACGTCATGCTGAGCGCAGCCGAAGCATCTCTACCGCACAACTAATCAATTTTAGTACTGCGGTAGAGATGCTTCGGCTGCGCTCAGCATGACGTTCTGGATGAGGGTACTAATGGCTACTACCCTTCGGCCGTGTAGGCTTGGTAGCCGCCGAGCAGGTTGCGCACGTTGGTGAAGCCTTGCTGGGTCAGAAAAGCCTTGGCCGAGGCCGAGCGGCCGCCCCCTTTGCAGTGCACGATGACTTCTTGGTTTTTCCACTCGTCGAGGTCGTCGAGCTTCTCGGGCAGGGAGTTGAGGGGGATGTTTTGGGCGCCGGGAATGCGGCCCTCTTCGTGCTCCCAGGTTTCGCGCACGTCGATGAGGTTGGGGGTTTCGCCGGCTTGCTGGCGTTGGCGGAGTTCGGCGGGGGTGATGTCGGCCATGGCTAATGAAAGGAAAAGGAATTGGTGAGGTGATGAGTCGGCGAAAGTACGGCCGAAGTCTTCTCGGTTTCGTAACGGACGAGGCCCCAACCGGGCTTCGCCAAACCCTTATCTTTGCGGCTTCCCTCTGCCACCCGCTTCATTTTCATTCCCACCACTACTTCTCTTTTTATTCGATGAAAAATTACTTTACGCTGTGCCTGGTAGCACTCGGCCTGGCGCCGGCGGCCCTGCAGGCCCAGACGGTGCCCCCCATGCCGGCCGCGCCGCCCGCCAACCTTTCGGGCGTGGCCCTGCGCGACTGGTACCGCCAAAACTGGTACGACGGCAAGCGCGTGGAGCTGAGCTACGCCACGGCCCGCGGCAAGATGTACAACTACGCCGACAACTACAACAACCTGGTCACCTGCGTGTACTCGGGCTACCAGGAAACGGTGCCCTACAGCGCCACCAACACCAGCACCGGCGTGGTGACGCGCATCAACTGCGAGCACACGGTGCCGCAGTCGTGGTTTAGCGAAGTGGTGCGCATGCGCTCCGACATGCACCACCTCTACCCCACCTACGACACCTGGAACAACCTGCGCGGCTCCGACCCGTTTGCCGAAATCCCCGACGCCACCACCCAAACCTGGATGCGCGGCCTCGTGAGCCAGGCCACCATCCCCACGGCCAACATTGCCGAGTGGAGCGAAGACACCAACACCCAGTTTGAGCCCCGCGAAGACCACAAGGGCAACCTGGCCCGCTCGGTGTTCTACTTCTACACCATGCACGCCGGCCAGCCCGCGCTGGTGGCCACCGGCCACGGCGACATCAACTCGGTAGCCGACATCAATACCCTTTATGCCTGGCACCTCGCCGACCCGGTAGACGCCCACGAAATTGAGCGCAACAACCGCGTGGCCGCCAGCCAGGGCAACTTCAACCCCTACATTGCCTACCCCGGCACCGTGGCCACGGCCTGGAACCTGGCGCCTCCCGGCCCGGTGTTCAGCTTTGCCAGCACCAGCGGCGCCATCAACGAGGGTAACGCCGGCACCAGCACCTACACCTTCACGGTGAGCCTGACGCCCGCTGCCACCACCGCCACCACCGTGCAGGTGAACGTGGACGGCGCCAACTCGACGGCCACCGCCGGCTCCGACTTCACCTTTGCCTCGCCCGCTACTGTTACCTTCCCGGCCGGCAGCACCAGCCAGACCGTGACCGTGACCGTGAACGGCGACACCCAGCCCGAAGCCGACGAAACTGTGGTGCTCACCCTCACCAACCCCAGCACCGGTAACAGCGTGGGCTCGCCCGGCAGCCACACCCTTACCATTACGAATGACGACGGCCCGGCGCCCACGGTGGCTTTTGCCACGGCCGGCGGCACCATTCAGGAAGGCAACAGCGGCACCAGCACCTACACCGTGAACGTGACGGCCAGCGGCACCCTACCCACCGGCAGCTTCACGGTGCCCGTGACGGTGGACGCGGCCAACAGCACCGCCACCAGCCCCGCCGACTACACCCTGAACACCAGCAGCCTTACGTTCAGCAGCACGGCGCTCACGCAGGCCATCACCGTCACGGTGAACGGCGACGTTACCTTCGAGCCCAACGAAACGGTGCGCCTGCGCCTGGGCACGCCCTCCAACGCCACGGTGATTGTGGGCCAGCCCAATGCGCACACCCTCACCATTCTGAACGACGACGCGGCCCCGGCCGGCGCGCCCTGCACCAAAGCCTACTTCTCGCAGTACGTGGAGTCGAACGTGGGCAACACCAAGGTGCTGGAGATTTATAACCCCACCCTCACGCCCATGCCGCTGGCCGGCAAGCGCGTGGTGCTGTACGCCAACGGCGCCACCGCGCCCACCGCCACCCTGAACCTCACGGGCACCATTGCCCCGGGTGATGTGTACGTCATCGCCAACACCGGCGTGACCGATACCGGTGTGGCCGCCCAAACCGACGTGCAAAGCAACGTGGCCTTCTTCAACGGCAACGACGCGGTGGCCCTCTTCGACGGCACCGACACGCTCGACGTGATTGGCGTGATTGGCCAGGACCCCACCGGCGGCGCCTGGACCGTGCCCAACGGCTCGACCCTCAACAACACCCTGGTGCGCCAGCCCACCACCAGCCAGGGCGGCCGCTGGAATGGCCCCAACGGCAGCAGCACCTGGAGCGCGGGCGGCGTCGACAACTACACCGGCGTGGGCTCCTACGTGAGCTCGGCCTGCTTCATTCCCACGGCCAGCCGCAACGTCACCACGCTGCGCAACGCCCTCGAAATCTACCCCAACCCGGCTTCGGAAACCGTGCAGCTGCGCCTGCCCGGCGTGCCGGCCGCCCGCCCCGCCACCGTGGAAGTGCTGGATATGCTCGGCCGCGCCGTGCGCCAGCGCACGGCCCAACTCAGCGCCACCGATGCCGTGTCGGTGGACCTCCGCGGCCTGCCCGCCGGCCTCTACGCCATCCGCGTGAGCTGCGAGGCGGTGGAATACACCGGGCGCGTGGTGGTGCAATAGCGCCACTTGGTCATTGGGAGCGTAGCGCGGCAACCGTGCTGTGCTCAGCGTCCAGCCTTCTGATGCAAAAAGCCCCGACTCTGCGCAGAGTCGGGGCTTTTTGCTGGGCAATAATCAACTCGAAGTAGAGTCGCATACTTACGTCTCTACGCCAGACTTCACGCCAGAATGTCCTCGTACTCGGCGCGGTGGCGCTTCACAAAGCCGGCCATGAAGGTGCAGGTAGTTTTCACTTTGAGGTGCTCTTTGCGGGCGTAATCAAGGGCGGTGCGGGCCAGCTCTTCGCCCACGCCCTTGCCGCGCAGGCCTTCGTCGACGAAAGTATGGGTGAAATCGATGACGTCGTCGGACGGGCGGGCGTAGGCCAGCTCAGCTTGGTAGCCGTCGCGAACGGTGGTGAATTCCTGGTCGGTGGTGTTGTGGGTAATGGCCATGTTAACTAAAAATACGGATGAGAATGAACGGCCTTGCGGGCCCGGGTGAACAGCGGCGGCTGGTTTGCGTACAGGAAGGCAAAGATGGGCGGTGCCCTTCTCATACCCTTTTTACTTCTTCTTTCCCATGGATACGCAAAACCACCCCTGCCGCCGGAAAACGACTATCGCCCGCTGGACCAGCAAGACCGCGCCGCGGACGCCCGCCCCAACCCCAACGACCCCATGGTGAACGCCAGCAGCCCCGGCTACGGCGAGTTTGGCGGCGTCGCACCTTCGGCTCCGCTGTCGGCCAGCTACGCGGCCCAGCCCACCAACGCCGCCCCGGCCGGCCGCGACGGCTCCAACGACAACCCCGACGAATTCAGCGAATTCCGCGACCGCGAGAAGGACGCCCGCAAAGCCCCCGCCAACCCTGAAGACCAGCCCGGCCACGTGGAGCAAAACCAGGACCCCGCCGCCGTGCGCGCCACCCAGGACGCCGACAACGACGTGCAGCGCGCCGCCTGGGCCCAGGACGACCCGCGCTACGCCGGCGGCGGCTCGCACAACACCCGCGACGAGCCGGCCGACACTTCCAACGGCCAATAGTGGACCGGGTGCCGCGGCCGGTGCTTCATGCCGGCTACGGCCCCGCTCTTTTTGCTTTTCACCGCTAACCGCATTTTTTATGTTGCCCGACAACCCCAACACATTCGACGAAACCCCCGACGCCGAGGACGGCGCTTCGACCCCCATGCTCGACGCCGCCACCTACGGCCAGGTGCTCGACGACAACAACGCCTCGGGCCAGGAAAAAGCCGATGAGATGGACGACTCGCTGCGCTCCGACATCCAGGCGATGACCAAGACCGGCCCCGCCCCAGCTTCCGACGAAAACCTGCCCCGCGAGCTCACCGACCCCAGCGACCGCGCCTACACCCTGCCCGAAGAGCAGAGTTAAACGTCGGCGCTGGTAGCGTAAGCAAAAGAGGGATGAAGAATTGGCCTTGACGGTCATTCTTCATCCCTCTTTTTTTAGTCACCGCGTTAAAACCGCCAGCCCAGTTGCGCGCCGGCGTACCAAGCCCGGCCCGGCGCCGGCTGGAAGTAGCGCCCGCCGAAGGCATTCAGGTCGTTGCCGAGGCTGTAGCGCCGGTCGGTGGCGTTGTCGAGGCCGGCGTAAAGGTTGGTGTCGAGGCGGCCGCTGAAGGTGCGCCGCCAGCCGCCGCGGGCGCCGAAAACCCAGTAGCCCGGCGCGGTTTCGGTATTGGCATCGGTGAGCACCACGCGGGCCTGGTGGCCGAGGTTGGGGCTGAAGTAGAAGCCGTGGCGCTCGCTGAAATCGAGGCCGGCGCTGAGGGTGTGGGGCGTGGTGCCGGTGAGGCGATTGCCGCCCAGGTCCTGCCCGCCGCTGGCGTAGCTGCCAAAACGGAAGTCGTTGTAGGCGTAGCTGGCCCAGGCGCGCAGGCCCGTGTCTTCCTGCGGAGGCATTCTTTTCGTTGAGTCGCGATACGTCACGCTCGTCACCCTGCGCTGCTGCCACACCCAGCCGCTGAGGGCCGCTTCGAGGCCGCGCTGGTGGGTGCTGCCCGTGTTGCGAAACACGACCACGCCCTGGTCGGTGGTGCTGCTGACGATAGTTTCGCGCAGCTCCAGGTCGAACAGATTGAGCTCGTAGCGCAGCCGGTTGTTGAAGAAATTGCCGCGGGCGCCCAGCTCGTAGCTGGTGCCGCGCTCGGCTTGCAAGTCCTCGTTCAGCCGGCCATCGGAGGTGCGCACCTCATCGGTGGTGGGGGGCGAGAAGCCGAGGCTCACGCTGCCGTATACCGACAGCCCGGCGCCCAGCTCGCGCAGCAGCGCCACCCGCGGCGACAGCACCGGCCGGAAACTGCGGCTGATGTCGTAGCTAGCGGGGGCCGGCGCGGGCAGGCTGCTACTCACCCGCGCGATGCCGTAGCGCAGGCGGTTGTAGCTGCTGGCCACCGTGAGCAGCAGCCGGGCCGGCAACTCGTAGTCGGCCTGCACGAAGGCGAAGCCGGTGCTGGTGGTGATTTCGTCGTCGTAGCGCAGGGTGCCCGGCGTGCCGGCCTGGTTCTGGTAGCTGCGCCCGTTGGCGAAGCCGACCTGCGCCTCGGCCCCGCCTTGCAGCCGCAGCGTGCGCCCGCCCAGCGCGGTGCGGTAGCGCAGGGCCGTGCGCCCGCCCAGCCCCAGCCCGGTATTGCGCTCGTAGTCGGTCAGGGAGGCGGTGCGCACGGCCGTGCCGCTGCCGTAGCCGGTGGTTTCCAGCTGCAGCCGTTCGGTGAAGCGGTATTCGTGGGTGAGGCCCAGCAGGCCGGTGCGCGAGGCGTAGAAGGCCCGCTGGGCCACCTGGCCGAGCACGGTGG
This DNA window, taken from Hymenobacter sp. 5317J-9, encodes the following:
- a CDS encoding TonB-dependent receptor gives rise to the protein MSSRSLFLLLLGLPLLPARAQTPADTARAVALPEATVTGYGQRLPLRRTAAAVGVLEARTIQQFNPAALTQAVNTLPGVRLEERATASYRLSIRGSTLRSPFGVRNVKVYYNGIPFTEAGGSTPLNLLDPAFIGRLEVLKGPAGSVYGAGTGGVALFGTPEVVAGTSRVAAGATVGSYGLRRSTITAETGSATSSVRAQYAHQELDGYRQQSALQRDAFALDVRTVTSPKATLSAHLLYTDISYQLPGGLTRAQFEADPQQARPGTATVLGQVAQRAFYASRTGLLGLTHEYRFTERLQLETTGYGSGTAVRTASLTDYERNTGLGLGGRTALRYRTALGGRTLRLQGGAEAQVGFANGRSYQNQAGTPGTLRYDDEITTSTGFAFVQADYELPARLLLTVASSYNRLRYGIARVSSSLPAPAPASYDISRSFRPVLSPRVALLRELGAGLSVYGSVSLGFSPPTTDEVRTSDGRLNEDLQAERGTSYELGARGNFFNNRLRYELNLFDLELRETIVSSTTDQGVVVFRNTGSTHQRGLEAALSGWVWQQRRVTSVTYRDSTKRMPPQEDTGLRAWASYAYNDFRFGSYASGGQDLGGNRLTGTTPHTLSAGLDFSERHGFYFSPNLGHQARVVLTDANTETAPGYWVFGARGGWRRTFSGRLDTNLYAGLDNATDRRYSLGNDLNAFGGRYFQPAPGRAWYAGAQLGWRF